ctaaaacaAGAATAGTCGGCGGACCAGGTTCAATCTCATTCAACGAAATCTCTTTAGAGGAGACAGAACCACCAAGAACTTGCCAACCATTTTCAGCGGAAGATGCTAAGAACTGCGTCATGTTCTTGTAATGTCTATGTTCCATTAACTCAAGTGAGCCTGCACTTATATTTTCCTCCTTCAATTCGTCGAGCTGCTGCTTTAGTTCTAACTGAGAGCTTCTAAGGGACTTCACCTCCTTTACTAGCAACTTTACATCTGTCTGCAAGTGCTTAAGTTTCTCTCTAGCCACGTCTAGTTCTTGCTGCAACCTTTTCTTCTTAGAAATAAGATGCTCCGCTGCTCGAGGAGTACAAACCTGCAATTTTCGCTGAAGTAATATAAGAACAGCAGTTCTTGGCATGAAATTTGGAAGAGTAATACACTTGGCTTCCTCAAGAACTTTGATCTCATCCATAAGAAAATCTCTGGTAGAATTACTTTCATCACAATTTTGAAACTCATTTGCAAATGAATTCAGCATATCGACTAACCGAGCAGTGCAATGCATTCGGTTCTCATCCGGATACTCTTCAAATTCACCTATCAGAAGAATCTTTCTTAGAGAAACTCTTGAAAGAAAAACAATTAGCAGAAAAACAGACATTGCATCTACCAATGAGGCCAAATTAGCAGGAAAAATTTCCGTCTCATGTAAATAGAGAAATTCATTTTTCGCCAATACGGTAAGAACGTTAATGAAATTCTTGAAGAAATTTGGAACCATGAACCTGTAAACGCCTGCAAAAACTCTTGCTTGAAACAAATCTGTGCAGTTTACACGATGCGGAGTGGTGATTCTATCATTCCAACTTGAGTCAGATACCATAACAGTTGCCACACCCTTGCTAATGGAACTTAAGTAGCTTGGTATGTGAATTTCCATCAATTCATTTCTATCTATAACAGTGTAACTCTCATCAATCCCGTCGATTGTTCCATCGTCACTAATGTAGTGCTTAGCAGAAACTAGAACCTTTTCTCTTATTTGTGTTGTTTTTAACATTGTTAAGGAACCTCTAACAATGTTGTAGAACATAGATTTGGAGCAGTAAGTGTTAGTATCAAAAAAAGAGGAGAAAACAAAATCCACAACGATCCTAAACATTGAATTGGTACTGTTCCGAGTGTCTTCCATTAATGTCATACAATCTTTCATCCATCTCACGCCATCCCCAAAGCAACGTTGCCACAATTGGTGTGGTCCAGGATCAAAAACTAGATTTACTGTCAATAGAATATTTGCCAAGTCTGGACTAAGATTCATGAGCTCAAATTCCATGAGATACATTAAATAGGACACACTGAAAATGATATTGGTGAAAAGTCTTGAAGCAGGGTACCTTGTGGGAATTATAGTTACGATTGTGAGTGGAGGTGCCGCCATAGCAGCAACGTCAATCAACGATGCAGTTTTAAGCAAAGTTTCAAGCAAATGAGCAGCGAAATTATCGAGACAATACTTCGAGTCAATCCAAATATCACTGGAATGAAACTGAACACGAAATTTCCCGAAAATTGAATCAACAGTACTAAGAATGTCGTTAATGGAAGTGTACTCGTTAACCTGAGATGCATTCTGGAGATTGGTGACGAGTTCAGCGAGAAACGTAGGCCATGCTTTAGGAAAATCGTGGTTACCACTGATAGCTAGAGCTTCGCTAAGTTGAGATTGGGTTTTGGGAGAAACGACAAGCATGAGAGAAACGGATAGGGTTTTGATATGTTCTTTCTCGGCTTCAAGGATGGAGCTCTCTTCTAACTCCCATCGGAGACGGAGGTGGTTTTTGAAGTTGACGGCTGTGGATTGACGGATCTGAGCATCGACGGCTGGTTCGGCGATGAGGCGGAGTACGACGAGGCCGAAGTTGGGAGTGTTGGCGGCTTCACAGAGGGAGGATTCTGCTTGGCAGGGAGGATTTGGTGCTGGAGAGCGAGTGTTGCGGAAACGTTGGGAGAGGAATTGGTGCTGGAGAGCGAGTGTTGCGGAAACGTTGGGAGAGGATTTGGTGTGGGTTCGCAAGTGCAGTCGGAGATTTGCGTCGCGCTTGAAACctttcccacaaatctcacagaAATGGAGATGTTTCGCGAGCAGTTCCACGGAGTTGAGCTCCACGATTTCGTGAGCTTCGTTGTAGTCATCCACCGTGGGGTCGTTGTTGTCGGGAGGTTCGGTGTTTGAATCGAGCATCTGTGGTTCTGGTGAAATGGTTAGTAACGCCGTCGAAAATcttgtgtgagtttttggttcataagctctcttttcttttcttgttatagttcttctttttcctcttttgtGTTTGTCGGTTTTAACCGATAATAAGGAGGAGAATCTCAAGTTAGACAACTTACATGATTTCTGTTTCACAGGGGAAATTTCTGGATAGTGAAATTGGTTTGTTGCTTCTTGGTAGTAACTACCCATATGGGTGGAAGTGTTCATTGGATGATGTTGTGTGAATGTGTGATAGGTTTTTGTTGATTGCAGtggttgatgatgattattgtaGTAGAATGGATAATGAGATGATGAATATGAGTTAGGTGGTGGTGGATATGAGGTAGGTGTATGAGGTGAATATCCATGATTTAGATAAAATTTTGGTGATGAAGATCCATGAGTGTAGTAAGGTGTGAAGAGTTCCCATGGGAATGATGGAAATGAAGGTGTTGGTGTGGGTGTGGAATAGGTTGGAGGAATGCTCCATTGATGAGATGAAGGTGTATGATAAGCataatccataggaggatttgagtacatggatgaaagcaccaattgataggaagattcctatcaagactataaaattagggttttctaactaaaaggggaagaacactacaagtaaaggaaattaaaataaagataactttgatttcattgattcattctcaatgtctctatgagactacattatataatattctaaatggatactaataatataaaagcCCAAATACTACTAAATGCCCAATAACCATACTAATAATATACTCCTATTATTACCCTTCTATCATTAAGTTATTCAAAATTAGTTTTATAAATTTCACAATAAATCAAACACACTTAAACTTATATACCTTTATAAATTTCCTCAAGTTAGCCTAAGCATGGAGTCATTGGGAAAGTCTcctaaaaattttcatttttttttttttactttaaattgGTTAGCcagttaaataattttgttttatagaTTTATTAGTAAGAAAAATAAAGTGATAACTAATTAATATATGAGATGAGATCTATTAACACCGTAGGGTCAAATTTAATATAAGATACTTATTACGAAATTAACTGTTTGTCAGATAATTCTATAGCACATATACATAAATTaacatttatttttgtatataaagaTATTAGCATTAATCTGAAATTACTATGTAGTTTAAGTTAAGAGtttaatgaagcgtttttcttaaaaattaatttctttaagaataattaaatcaaaatttaaatttattatttttaaaagttctAAAAATACTTCTTAAAGTGTACACTCTAAATATTTTAAACACACATGTGTAACAAAAGATTTAGTACAAAATTAAAC
The window above is part of the Vicia villosa cultivar HV-30 ecotype Madison, WI unplaced genomic scaffold, Vvil1.0 ctg.000078F_1_1_2_unsc, whole genome shotgun sequence genome. Proteins encoded here:
- the LOC131623792 gene encoding uncharacterized protein LOC131623792 gives rise to the protein MYSNPPMDYAYHTPSSHQWSIPPTYSTPTPTPSFPSFPWELFTPYYTHGSSSPKFYLNHGYSPHTPTSYPPPPNSYSSSHYPFYYNNHHQPLQSTKTYHTFTQHHPMNTSTHMGSYYQEATNQFHYPEISPVKQKSCKLSNLRFSSLLSVKTDKHKRGKRRTITRKEKRAYEPKTHTRFSTALLTISPEPQMLDSNTEPPDNNDPTVDDYNEAHEIVELNSVELLAKHLHFCEICGKGFKRDANLRLHLRTHTKSSPNVSATLALQHQFLSQRFRNTRSPAPNPPCQAESSLCEAANTPNFGLVVLRLIAEPAVDAQIRQSTAVNFKNHLRLRWELEESSILEAEKEHIKTLSVSLMLVVSPKTQSQLSEALAISGNHDFPKAWPTFLAELVTNLQNASQVNEYTSINDILSTVDSIFGKFRVQFHSSDIWIDSKYCLDNFAAHLLETLLKTASLIDVAAMAAPPLTIVTIIPTRYPASRLFTNIIFSVSYLMYLMEFELMNLSPDLANILLTVNLVFDPGPHQLWQRCFGDGVRWMKDCMTLMEDTRNSTNSMFRIVVDFVFSSFFDTNTYCSKSMFYNIVRGSLTMLKTTQIREKVLVSAKHYISDDGTIDGIDESYTVIDRNELMEIHIPSYLSSISKGVATVMVSDSSWNDRITTPHRVNCTDLFQARVFAGVYRFMVPNFFKNFINVLTVLAKNEFLYLHETEIFPANLASLVDAMSVFLLIVFLSRVSLRKILLIGEFEEYPDENRMHCTARLVDMLNSFANEFQNCDESNSTRDFLMDEIKVLEEAKCITLPNFMPRTAVLILLQRKLQVCTPRAAEHLISKKKRLQQELDVAREKLKHLQTDVKLLVKEVKSLRSSQLELKQQLDELKEENISAGSLELMEHRHYKNMTQFLASSAENGWQVLGGSVSSKEISLNEIEPGPPTILVLEP